The nucleotide window AAGGAGTGCGGAGGTTATGGTTATGAAGAAGACTATATTGAATATCAAGTTAGCACCCTGGATCCCGGCAACTATGGGATAGGTTGCAAAGATAATTGGCACTGCTCCCCGGATACCCACCCATGAGATGAAAACCTTATCCTTCAGTTGAACTTTAAATGGTGATAGACACAGGAAAACTGCCAGGGGACGGGCAACCAGGATCAGGAAGAAGGAGATCACCAGTCCAATTCCTATCACCGGAATAATCTGTGAGGGGAAAACCAGTAATCCCAGGGTTAAAAACATTACTATCTGCATTAACCAGGCTAGACCATCGAAAAATTGCATCTGAACCTTCTTGTTAATGAATGAACTGTTTCCCAGAATTAGTGCTGCTACATATACACTCAGGAAACCATTTCCACCAACATAATAGGTGACTGAGAAGGTCAAAAATGCCAGGGCAATACTCAAAACTGGGTAAAGTCCCTGAGTATCAAGTTTAATGCTGTTAATGAGTCTAACCCCTCCCTTACCGAAAATAACTCCTAGAACGATTCCCAGCCCAATGGATTGAATAAGTAACAGGATCATGGACCAGATGGAAGTGGTGGGGTTTAGTATGAGAAATATGAGGGTGGTGGTCATGAAGTAGGCCATGGGATCATTGGTCCCACTTTCCAGTTCAAGGGTAGGTTGGATATTGTTTTTTAACTTGTGTTTACCGGAACGGAAAATTGAAAAAACTGCTGCTGCATCGGTGGATGATACAATTGCACCTATTAAAAGGGATTGTGTAAGAGAAAATCCAGTTATCCAGTTAATGAAAAATCCCAGGGCAAGGGTGGTGATCAACACTCCTGCAGTGGATAAAACCACACTTTTTTTAAAAACAGGTTTTACATCAAGCCATTTGGTGTCTAACCCTCCAGAAAAGAGGATGATCACCAGGGCTATAATGCCTATAAACTGTGTAATACTGGGGTCATCAAAGTATATTCCACCAATTCCTTCTGATCCAGCCAGCATTC belongs to uncultured Methanobacterium sp. and includes:
- a CDS encoding potassium/proton antiporter — protein: MISEQFILVGSLLLLISIIISKTSQRLGIPSLIFFLLIGMLAGSEGIGGIYFDDPSITQFIGIIALVIILFSGGLDTKWLDVKPVFKKSVVLSTAGVLITTLALGFFINWITGFSLTQSLLIGAIVSSTDAAAVFSIFRSGKHKLKNNIQPTLELESGTNDPMAYFMTTTLIFLILNPTTSIWSMILLLIQSIGLGIVLGVIFGKGGVRLINSIKLDTQGLYPVLSIALAFLTFSVTYYVGGNGFLSVYVAALILGNSSFINKKVQMQFFDGLAWLMQIVMFLTLGLLVFPSQIIPVIGIGLVISFFLILVARPLAVFLCLSPFKVQLKDKVFISWVGIRGAVPIIFATYPIVAGIQGANLIFNIVFFITITSALLQGSTINLFARYLGLSIPKIE